From a single Herbiconiux sp. SALV-R1 genomic region:
- a CDS encoding PH domain-containing protein, translating to MAKRSRGDTDSFTAVLRGDASGFDAVPAGDDRDATERFGWDAARESPSDRAATRKIGRSARGRGAGRGAGGGSDPDATERVAPTGRGYGRGAAEHDATERVAPTGRGYGLGPRGAGDHDATERFGWGAPGAAGAYPQAGVGPGAGYGAPAATPRAPAGYTAVVDPLREREAAPEVVLLRVRPHARRLTLPVLVLLATVTAYGYYGGRFPEDWQNLLALVGASALLFFVVLLPFIAWLGHRYTITSRRIIARTGLLVRHRRDLYLARVTDVRLRRTPLQALFSAGNVHVTAGPDLTVVLRDLPSARLVAAMLGELTEHPTPTFHRLPG from the coding sequence ATGGCGAAGCGCTCGAGGGGTGACACCGACTCGTTCACGGCGGTGCTGCGCGGCGACGCCTCCGGGTTCGACGCCGTCCCCGCCGGCGACGACCGGGATGCCACCGAGCGCTTCGGGTGGGATGCGGCGCGCGAAAGCCCGTCCGACCGAGCTGCCACGAGGAAGATCGGCCGATCGGCGCGCGGGCGCGGCGCCGGCCGCGGCGCGGGAGGGGGCAGCGACCCCGACGCCACCGAGCGGGTGGCGCCGACCGGGCGGGGGTACGGGCGGGGCGCCGCCGAGCATGATGCGACCGAGCGGGTGGCGCCCACCGGGCGCGGGTACGGGCTGGGCCCGCGGGGCGCGGGCGACCACGACGCGACGGAGCGGTTCGGGTGGGGTGCGCCCGGGGCCGCAGGCGCCTACCCGCAGGCGGGCGTCGGGCCCGGGGCGGGGTACGGCGCGCCGGCGGCGACGCCGCGGGCGCCCGCCGGGTACACCGCGGTGGTCGACCCGCTGCGCGAGCGGGAGGCCGCGCCCGAGGTCGTGCTGCTGCGGGTGCGCCCGCACGCGCGTCGGCTCACGCTGCCCGTGCTCGTGCTGCTCGCGACCGTCACCGCCTACGGGTACTACGGCGGCCGCTTTCCCGAGGACTGGCAGAATCTGCTGGCGCTGGTGGGCGCATCCGCTCTGCTGTTCTTCGTCGTGCTGCTGCCGTTCATCGCGTGGCTCGGGCACCGCTACACCATCACGTCGCGCCGCATCATCGCCCGCACCGGCCTGCTCGTGCGGCACCGTCGCGACCTCTACCTGGCCCGCGTCACCGACGTGCGCCTGCGCCGCACCCCGCTGCAGGCGCTGTTCTCGGCGGGCAACGTGCACGTGACGGCCGGGCCCGACCTCACGGTGGTGCTCCGCGACCTGCCGTCGGCGCGGCTGGTGGCGGCGATGCTCGGGGAGCTCACCGAGCATCCGACCCCCACCTTCCACCGGCTGCCGGGCTGA
- a CDS encoding cell wall-binding repeat-containing protein: MIVLGGTNTISDKVIDQLGTIRQVVRVDGVDRYAVSAGVAARSFSQSTYRVYVASGEVFPDALAAAAAAIADGSPVLLVQQQSIPAAVSGALTHLSPYEILVVGGPRTIDERLESDLASYLPD; the protein is encoded by the coding sequence GTGATCGTCTTGGGTGGCACCAACACGATCAGTGACAAAGTCATCGATCAGTTGGGCACGATTCGACAAGTTGTCCGGGTCGACGGCGTAGATCGCTACGCCGTCTCCGCTGGTGTCGCTGCTCGGTCGTTCTCGCAGAGTACTTATCGCGTCTATGTGGCGTCCGGTGAAGTCTTCCCCGATGCACTAGCAGCCGCGGCCGCCGCCATAGCTGACGGAAGCCCCGTCCTGCTCGTGCAACAACAGTCGATCCCTGCCGCGGTCTCCGGCGCGCTGACACATCTGAGCCCCTACGAGATCCTGGTAGTCGGCGGCCCAAGAACCATCGACGAACGACTCGAGTCTGACCTCGCTTCATACTTGCCTGACTGA
- a CDS encoding cell wall-binding repeat-containing protein, which translates to MMTKFSRRVLGGLAFLAVLLTATIGNSAAVQAAPRQVALTPVASVNPGDGRDPSLAAVDSENGLAYVVDRTNWTIQVYDVAESTMTLRTQLTNVFRPLSVTLDNASGLLFVTSLNSFYFTSIDADPKSANYGRVIRQYPVGSDIVRLAVDESTSTIFASSPYGKVFVIAEADGSTVTADTGGSPSQIFVDEAAHVAFTTISDGIVATVDAAGSVTKHEIGGRTSRFALSGELLAIVVNRGVDYRIELYSTENWQLVAQSTPLDSPEVALAIDRSLHLLYVAYGSIRKGIDLLQLSTLEPEAFVSTANYLQAVALDPSTHSVFVSDKYNIPAAVTMYRPLLNPSASVRRIGGADRFAVASAIAVDTFARGIDTVYVATGLNFPDALAGAAAAGHSRSPVVLTERDKLPAATRQALSALAPKRIVVVGGQRQYLRTSLTSFVHSARSAVSAGTTDTTSRPPSRRRSSALVPVRCTSRREKSSPTRSQGRLRPAVSARRSFW; encoded by the coding sequence ATGATGACGAAATTCAGCAGACGTGTTCTCGGTGGGCTCGCTTTTCTCGCTGTGCTCCTGACCGCGACGATCGGTAATTCTGCTGCGGTCCAAGCTGCTCCGCGGCAGGTGGCGTTGACGCCCGTGGCGTCGGTCAACCCCGGAGACGGTCGGGACCCAAGCCTCGCGGCGGTCGATTCGGAAAACGGTCTTGCCTACGTCGTCGATCGCACCAACTGGACGATCCAGGTGTACGACGTCGCAGAGTCGACCATGACGCTGCGAACGCAGTTGACGAACGTGTTCCGGCCGCTCTCCGTGACACTGGACAACGCATCTGGGTTGCTGTTCGTCACGAGCCTCAACTCCTTCTACTTCACCTCGATTGACGCCGACCCGAAGTCCGCCAATTACGGTCGGGTGATACGTCAGTATCCGGTTGGGAGCGACATTGTCCGGCTAGCCGTTGACGAGTCGACCAGCACAATTTTCGCCTCAAGTCCCTACGGAAAAGTCTTTGTGATCGCCGAGGCCGATGGCTCTACCGTCACGGCAGACACTGGGGGAAGTCCCAGTCAGATTTTCGTCGACGAGGCGGCGCATGTTGCCTTCACCACAATCAGCGACGGGATTGTTGCCACAGTCGACGCTGCGGGTTCGGTCACCAAACACGAAATCGGGGGGCGGACCAGTCGGTTCGCTCTCTCTGGCGAGCTCCTTGCGATCGTCGTCAATCGAGGCGTGGACTACCGAATCGAGCTCTACTCGACCGAAAATTGGCAGCTGGTTGCGCAGTCGACACCTCTCGACTCGCCTGAAGTGGCGCTCGCGATCGACAGGTCCCTGCATCTGTTGTACGTCGCGTACGGCAGCATCCGAAAAGGAATCGACCTCTTGCAGCTTTCGACGCTCGAGCCGGAGGCGTTTGTGAGCACTGCCAATTACCTCCAAGCAGTTGCTCTCGATCCATCGACCCATTCGGTGTTCGTATCGGACAAGTACAACATTCCGGCCGCAGTAACGATGTATCGGCCATTGCTGAACCCGTCTGCGTCGGTGAGGAGGATCGGCGGAGCCGATCGCTTTGCGGTGGCGTCTGCCATCGCCGTCGACACCTTCGCCAGGGGCATCGACACCGTGTATGTCGCCACGGGACTCAACTTTCCTGATGCCCTTGCCGGAGCGGCTGCTGCGGGCCACTCTCGCTCGCCGGTCGTCCTGACCGAGCGGGACAAGTTGCCGGCGGCCACGCGGCAGGCGCTCAGTGCCCTGGCTCCGAAGCGCATCGTTGTGGTCGGGGGGCAGCGTCAATATCTGAGGACGTCATTAACGAGCTTCGTCCATTCGGCCCGATCAGCCGTATCGGCGGGAACGACAGATACGACGTCTCGGCCGCCCTCTCGAAGGAGGTCTTCAGCTCTGGTGCCCGTTCGGTGTACGTCGCGTCGGGAGAAGTCTTCGCCGACGCGCTCTCAGGGTCGGCTGCGGCCGGCCGTGAGCGCGCGCCGATCCTTCTGGTGA